The DNA sequence AAATCAATTTCATGTATGGTGGCCCAACAATTGGCCGCCCATTTGTCTATGTCAGGATACCCCCCACGGCTTAACATCTTTTCATCCAGAATGGTGAAGATACCCTGGATACTTGTGCTCAATCTATTGGCATAATTGGCTGCCCATAGTCCAAAAAGGTGCCTTATATAATAAGCCACATCAATGAGCATCCCGCTGCAGGTTCCCCCACATAAGGAGCCTACTATATATATGTTCGGAATAGTCCCTATTACGTCCTCAGTCAAACTAACCTTTTTGTCAACTTTTTGATAATATTCCCTGAGCAGCTTTATGGTGCTCCGAATATTAGTGTTATTGGTAACCTTAGCCTTGCCGTCATTTAAGGCCTCGGTGCATTTCGACCAATTTTCCCAAAGACATAATCTCCCGGCTTGACGTATGTTGCTGGCGCCAAGGGTAAAGTTGTTCCCCGGAATGTCAAGGATGGCCTCATCCAGCCAATCTTCCAGGTAAGGCTTTTCATTCTGCATGAGCGCCTCCTTTATCTTCAGGGTGGAGTTAATGGTAAGATAGACCATCTCAATCTCATTTTTTATCCCTGGAGAAACAACCGGGGTGTGGGATTGATTTGTTTCTATCCCAATATACTTAAAAATAGGGAGACATGGAACTCCATACTCTTCAAGAACAAGGAGTTGAAGATGCTCTAAAATGTCTGTTCCCGTGCTCCCTAACCCAATAAATATAGAAGGATTTATCATTTCTTTCTCCGTAACTGTTCAGGGGGAAAATAGGAGTTGAAAGTTGAGAGTTGAGAGCCGAGAGAAGAGACCTCTTCGTTTTTCAGTCTCAACTCTCAGCTTTTATAATCATCCTAGTGCCTTGTCAAGCTTGCTTTAATGGGTTCGTCTTTTGTAAGGGTAACCCTTATGATTGCTTATTTGGGTAATTATTTAACCCTTCGGCATAAAGACAAGCACTAACAGATGACTTCTATCTTGACAAGGCTGTAGGGGCACGTTGCAACGCGCCCCTACAGTAAGGGCGATTCGCGAATCGTCATTGCAAAAGGAGGAGGTAGGGGCGAATAATTATTCGCCCCCACTAAAGAGACTCTACCCATAAATACTAACGTGACAAGACACTAGTAACTACTCAGGTAGTAGATAGGCTGAAGGCTTTTAGGGACAGGCTACATAGTTACTCATCCTATAGTAATGATCGATCCGGTAGGACATTTAGCCACACAGGCTTGGCAGCCGGTACATTTCTCGTAATTGATAAAAGCCAGGAAGTTCTCGACGGATATAGCCTCCAATTCACATGCCTTGACACAAAGCTTACAGGCAATGCAGCCTATGGCGCAAATTTTTTTCACGGCCGGACCTTTATCTTGAGAATTACAGGCTACCACTACTTTCTTTTCTTTGGGTGATATTCGGATAACCCCTTTCGGACAGACCGTGACACATTTTCCACAACCAGTGCAAAGGGTTTCATCTACTCTTACTGAATGGCCCTCTAACTTGATGGCCCCAAAATGACAAACCCGAATACAATCACCCCGTCCCAGGCAGGCATAAGCACACAGTTTATCTCCTCCGCCCATCAGGACCACGGCCTGACATCCCTGGGGACCTACATACTGGAACCTGGCAGGTGCTTCGCCTTTGAATCCGCAGGCGATTCGGGCTACTTCCACGGCTTTAGCCTCTACGGTCACGCCCAGAATTTCACCCACGGCGCAGGCGACTTCGTGGCCACCAGCCTTACAGCCGTTCGGC is a window from the bacterium genome containing:
- a CDS encoding RnfABCDGE type electron transport complex subunit B, with the translated sequence MLIAALSIGGLGLIFALGLGVASRVFVVEVDPKVEAVLETLPGTNCGACGYAGCPGFAKAVAGGEAEPNGCKAGGHEVACAVGEILGVTVEAKAVEVARIACGFKGEAPARFQYVGPQGCQAVVLMGGGDKLCAYACLGRGDCIRVCHFGAIKLEGHSVRVDETLCTGCGKCVTVCPKGVIRISPKEKKVVVACNSQDKGPAVKKICAIGCIACKLCVKACELEAISVENFLAFINYEKCTGCQACVAKCPTGSIITIG